One genomic region from Bacteroidota bacterium encodes:
- a CDS encoding nucleoside-diphosphate kinase, with product MATNRTFTMIKPDAVGNNYIGPILAKINEAGFRIVAMKYTKLSAEMAGKFYEVHKERGFYKELVDYMSSGPIVAAILERDDAVASFRKLIGATDPSKAEPGTIRALYAKSIAANAVHGSDSDENAAIEGNFFFSMTERF from the coding sequence ATGGCAACGAACAGAACATTCACCATGATCAAACCCGATGCGGTTGGCAACAATTACATCGGCCCCATACTTGCAAAGATCAACGAAGCAGGATTCCGCATTGTGGCAATGAAGTACACCAAACTTTCAGCGGAGATGGCGGGAAAATTCTACGAAGTGCATAAAGAGCGTGGATTTTATAAAGAGCTGGTCGATTATATGTCGTCGGGCCCCATCGTGGCGGCAATCCTCGAGAGAGATGATGCAGTTGCTTCTTTTCGAAAACTCATTGGCGCAACCGATCCGTCGAAAGCAGAACCGGGAACGATCCGCGCTTTGTATGCGAAATCAATTGCGGCGAATGCTGTTCATGGTTCGGATAGTGATGAGAATGCCGCGATCGAAGGAAATTTTTTCTTTTCAATGACAGAAAGATTCTGA